In a single window of the Bactrocera dorsalis isolate Fly_Bdor chromosome 2, ASM2337382v1, whole genome shotgun sequence genome:
- the LOC105223142 gene encoding biorientation of chromosomes in cell division protein 1-like 1, whose protein sequence is MASHLDPQLEDRILHEVKSQGVFDEFRKDSMADVDTKPAYQNLRQRVESTVKKFLSEQQWTPDMNKNQLREKLRRHITESGFLDVGVERIVDQVVNPKIGTVFQPRIEEITYKYLGLPPPPVKHEPPPPIMHPLPPLPLSGPPLKIETSSLLPTGLEQVSPDSDKATVKSECYGDDPSVMDMDVDVDDKTADEDDESPPFEPLVKCVEPNTTVKSEIKNEDPADMKPQLNDVKVEAIPSGSMIKAETGNQQDSETQDTSVSANSTDPEIAKNANISFGTEALLSQDSQLSQVSSDSNISDVTANASHSFMDNSSTHNTPQQTISDQTAAAIELASANISEEAQMPKFSENSSEMLGAKSAPSELHFDIKKDEIKFEGTERKTNLLEQEGECNSVTGDDISTRQVNTMGENLESKEAPHHFGNLTIDTDVERIQPTGITTPAATPTPTPLDSSFGSSLEDVSTQHYKEEVEVEPKPESANVTDEVFPIPMQEQRDKKETSTSRNHGSSSSSSRHKKHSKDKRRSHSSKDKYKDRDRSKNRSHEKDRSSDRDRSSDKSRHREKDKHRDKKKNHKEKDRSKDRSRTHDKSVKDKNDSTERSSSSKRSSSSTGRSHDTSSSNKNEKQVTSKHSNAFTSSSSSSSRSESHDAKREKRENEKKYHRSSSNNGSSSKKDDGSTETTKTEAPVDDHNSEKANKVRRRKSTDSNDEGGSASGANRKNGGSEHEKVGQNTISNNNEKKQTQVKDTTNSSHSPKGKSKSDLEEKPAIASTMITEDVSTNALATQPHGNKVVILSDMLENPNINFIDLGPSSATYTHTSEMIVKDCQIDTTSTKRAVTPVISNSQTATALIKEDELQLLFFEEASEQFSDRLRLIDNAMDRCRRVVNNLRFDCVNALCDTYEEQQSDGETGGSERPQTCATLTIDCVPTYAGEREYFNRGEKSADSPISSTFDGVYDLHGKRKRNNNGSLVQSKPSPTPSDASANSKENMALDKNADEVKCVRRIASVNKLSQQRYNSEDLYKPRPVLSQRSRRRGMDTII, encoded by the exons ATGGCTTCACATTTGGATCCTCAGCTTGAGGACCGAATTTTGCATGAGGTAAAGTCACAAGGTGTTTTCGATGAATTTCGCAAAGATTCTATGGCAGACGTGGACACCAAGCCTGCTTATCAAAATCTTCGTCAGCGCGTTGAAAGTACTGTGAAAAAGTTTCTATCCGAACAACAATGGACGCCGGACATGAATAAAAATCAATTACGTGAGAAATTGCGCAGACATATTACAGA ATCTGGTTTTTTGGATGTAGGCGTGGAACGTATAGTTGATCAAGTAGTGAACCCGAAAATAGGCACCGTTTTTCAACCGCGTATTGAAgaaattacatacaaatatttaggaCTGCCACCACCACCCGTCAAACACGAACCGCCACCACCAATCATGCATCCATTACCACCATTACCATTGTCTGGACCGCCTTTGAAAATAGAAACCAGTAGCCTATTGCCAACTGGACTAGAACAAGTGAGTCCTGATTCCGATAAAGCGACAGTAAAATCAGAATGTTACGGAGACGACCCATCCGTCATGGATATGGACGTGGATGTTGATGATAAAACGGCAGACGAGGATGACGAGTCGCCACCTTTCGAACCACTTGTGAAATGCGTTGAACCAAATACAACTGTAAAGTCAGAGATTAAAAATGAAGATCCAGCTGATATGAAGCCACAATTGAACGACGTTAAAGTTGAAGCAATACCAAGCGGAAGTATGATAAAAGCTGAAACAGGTAATCAACAAGATTCAGAAACACAAGACACCTCCGTATCGGCAAATTCAACAGATCCCGAAATTGCGAAAAATGCCAACATTTCGTTTGGAACGGAAGCGCTATTATCGCAAGATTCTCAATTATCACAAGTGTCGAGTGACAGTAACATCTCTGACGTAACAGCGAATGCATCTCATAGTTTCATGGATAATTCTAGTACCCACAACACGCCGCAACAAACAATTTCTGATCAAACAGCAGCAGCTATTGAATTAGCCTCTGCGAATATTTCTGAGGAGGCACAGATGCCAAAATTCAGTGAAAATTCGTCGGAAATGTTAGGTGCAAAGTCAGCGCCGTCTGAGCTACATTTCGATATTAAAAAAGATGAGATTAAATTTGAAG gtactgAGCGAAAAACGAATTTATTGGAACAAGAAGGCGAATGTAATTCAGTAACTGGTGATGATATATCGACGAGACAAGTAAATACTATGGGTGAAAATTTAGAAAGTAAGGAGGCACCACATCACTTTGGTAATTTAACAATTGATACTGATGTGGAACGCATACAACCCACGGGCATCACAACACCTGCAGCGACACCTACGCCCACTCCTCTTGACAGCAGTTTCGGTTCCTCCTTAGAAGATGTAAGTACTCAACATTACAAAGAGGAAGTTGAAGTCGAACCGAAACCTGAATCTGCGAATGTAACAGATGAAGTATTTCCAATACCTATGCAAGAGCAGCgcgataaaaaagaaacaagtacTTCACGAAATCACGGTTCCTCGTCATCGTCTTCGAGACACAAAAAACATTCGAAAGATAAGCGGCGATCGCACAGCTCTAAAGACAAGTATAAAGATCGGGATCGAAGCAAAAACAGGAGTCACGAGAAGGATAGGAGTAGTGATAGGGATAGAAGTAGCGATAAAAGTAGACATAGAGAGAAAGACAAGCACAGAGATAAAAAGAAGAACCACAAAGAGAAAGATAGAAGTAAGGATAGATCACGCACACATGACAAGAGTGTAAAGGACAAGAATGACAGCACCGAACGTAGCAGTAGCTCCAAGCGGTCTAGTTCCTCCACCGGCCGCTCACATGATACAAGTTCAAgtaacaaaaatgaaaagcaaGTTACATCGAAACATTCGAACGCTTTCACATCTTCATCAAGTTCGTCCAGCCGATCCGAGAGCCACGACGCAAAGCGTGAGAAACGTGAAAATGAGAAGAAATATCATCGGAGCAGTTCGAACAACGGTAGTAGCTCAAAAAAAGATGATGGCAGTACAGAAACTACCAAAACTGAAGCGCCCGTTGATGATCACAATAGTGAAAAAGCGAATAAAGTGCGGCGACGTAAATCAACCGATTCGAATGACGAAGGAGGAAGTGCTAGTGGCGCTAATCGTAAAAATGGTGGCAGTGAGCACGAAAAAGTTGGTCAAAATACCATATCGAATAACAACGAGAAGAAACAAACTCAAGTTAAAGATACGACGAATTCTTCGCATAGTCCAAAAGGGAAGTCTAAAAGTG atctCGAAGAGAAACCTGCAATCGCGTCAACTATGATAACCGAAGATGTAAGTACAAATGCGTTGGCGACACAACCACATGGCAATAAAGTAGTCATTTTAAGTGATATGCTCGAAAATCCCAACATTAATTTCATCGATCTGGGACCATCATCAGCCACTTATACTCACACCTCCGAAATGATTGTAAAAGATTGTCAAATAGACACCACATCAACTAAACGCGCTGTGACACCAGTTATATCGAATAGTCAAACTGCCACCGCGCTCATAAAAGAGGATGAGCTCCAGCTACTTTTCTTCGAAGAAGCAAGTGAACAGTTTTCAGATCGCTTGCGTTTAATAGATAATGCAATGGATCGCTGTCGTCGTGTGGTTAACAATCTACGTTTCGATTGTGTCAACGCGTTGTGCGACACCTACGAAGAACAGCAAAGTGATGGCGAGACAGGCGGCAGTGAAAGGCCACAAACCTGCGCTACTCTTACGATCGATTGTGTGCCCACCTATGCTGGAGAACGTGAATACTTCAACAGAGGCGAAAAAAGTGCGGATAGCCCAATCAGCAGCACGTTCGATGGCGTCTACGACTTGCATGGGAAACGTAAACGCAATAATAACGGCAGTCTTGTACAAAGTAAGCCCTCACCCACTCCATCCGATGCGAGCGCGAACTCCAAAGAAAATATGGCGTTGGATAAGAATGCCG ATGAGGTGAAATGCGTTCGCCGCATTGCGTCTGTAAATAAATTGAGTCAACAGCGTTATAACAGTGAGGATCTGTACAAACCGCGTCCTGTTTTAAGTCAACGTTCACGTCGTAGAGGTATGGATACTATAATCTAG
- the LOC105223141 gene encoding mitoferrin: protein MNMDDYESLPTTSVSINMTAGAIAGVLEHCVMYPLDSVKTRMQSLSPVTSNYDISTTFKNMIKKEGIMRPIRGVSAVVAGAGPAHALYFGSYEMTKELLTKFTTNNHVNYMASGAIATLIHDAVSNPTEVIKQRMQMYNSKYNSVISCMKDVYRTEGIQAFYRSYSTQLVMNIPYQTIHFATYEFFQNMLNHERRYSPVVHMVAGGAAGATAAAFTTPLDVVKTLLNTQENGLTKGMGEAIRQIYAVAGVKGFFRGMLARVLYSMPATAICWSTYEFFKFYLAGSNHSTYKSSITGKNALQRRDDMVEPAEKTAYVLPVTTADAVEELPTSPSATTATAPSSSSAGGATAGLAPSSATAIKSVCELPSNVTTSALNLHTRHTDVKSTRPFERGYSSP, encoded by the exons ATGAATATGGACGACTACGAATCATTACCCACTACCAGTGTGAGCATTAATATGACAGCCGGAGCAATTGCGGGCGTATTGGAACATTGTGTTATGTATCCATTGGATTCGGTTAAG ACAAGAATGCAAAGTTTATCGCCAGTCACTTCCAATTATGACATCAGCACCACCTTCAAGAACATGATCAAGAAAGAGGGTATTATGAG ACCCATACGTGGTGTCTCCGCTGTTGTTGCTGGCGCCGGACCCGCACATGCGCTGTACTTTGGTTCCTACGAAATGACGAAAGAGCTCCTGACTAAATTCACCACCAACAATCATGTCAATTATA TGGCGTCCGGTGCTATAGCGACACTCATACATGATGCTGTATCGAATCCCACGGAAGTGATAAAACAACGCATGCAAATGTACAATTCAAAGTATAATTCAGTTATTAGCTGTATGAAGGACGTATATCGTACTGAGGGCATCCAAGCATTCTACAGATCGTACTCCACACAGCTAGTGATGAATATACCATATCAGACAATACATTTTGCCACAtacgaattttttcaaaatatg TTGAATCATGAACGAAGATATAGTCCCGTAGTTCATATGGTGGCCGGTGGCGCAGCTGGTGCAACCGCTGCTGCCTTCACAACGCCACTGGATGTGGTGAAAACGTTGTTAAATACACAGGAGAATGGGCTCACGAAGGGCATGGGTGAAGCAATACGGCAG ATCTACGCCGTGGCTGGCGTGAAAGGCTTCTTCCGTGGCATGTTGGCGCGCGTGTTGTACTCCATGCCCGCTACCGCAATTTGCTGGTCTACATATGAATTCTTTAAATTCTACTTGGCTGGCTCCAATCACAGCACCTACAAGTCATCGATCACGGGCAAGAATGCGTTGCAGCGACGAGACGATATGGTGGAACCCGCTGAGAAGACAGCCTACGTGCTGCCAGTAACAACGGCTGATGCCGTGGAGGAGCTACCAACAAGTCCAAGTGCAACAACAGCCACAGCGCCCAGTAGCAGCAGCGCGGGTGGAGCGACAGCTGGGCTAGCGCCAAGTAGTGCTACGGCGATCAAAAGCGTATGTGAACTGCCTAGTAATGTGACGACATCCGCATTAAATCTACACACCAGGCATACGGATGTGAAAAGTACGCGACCATTTGAACGGGGATACTCGAGTCCGTAA